In Callospermophilus lateralis isolate mCalLat2 chromosome 19, mCalLat2.hap1, whole genome shotgun sequence, the following are encoded in one genomic region:
- the Gp2 gene encoding pancreatic secretory granule membrane major glycoprotein GP2 isoform X1 encodes MAGSDPLWLALASCILTLASTAQQGDRDPREASSYGLDLACGAPGTPEAEVCFDPCENHTVLNDPSRSTLNTDEFQQCDLDLRGWYRFVGEGGVRMPETCVPVFRCQTAAPMWLNGTHPDLGEGIVTHTSCAHWSDNCCLWSTEVQVKACPGGYHVYHLEGSPNCNLRFCTDPSTVEDRCEQACRPEEQCLPQNGSWVCVCRQDLNGSDIQSLQPQLDCGASEIKVKVDRCLLGGLGFGEKIIAYLRDRSCSSILQAEDGNWVSVTSPAQASACGNILERNGTHALYKNTLSLATDFIIRDVLVNINFQCAYPLDMKVSLQTALRPIVSSLNISVDGEGEFTVRMALFQDQNYMDPYEGDMAVLSVESMLYVGAILERGDTSRFNLLLRNCYATPSSDKEDPVKYFIIRNSCPNERDATIHVAENGASAESRFSVQMFMFAGNYDLVFLHCEVHLCDSHNEQCQPSCSRNQLRSEVPAIDLARVLDLGPISRRGAQSLGVMNGTPGTTGFLVAWPTLLLPVLLAWLF; translated from the exons ATGGCCGGCTCTGACCCCCTGTGGCTGGCCTTGGCCTCCTGCATCCTGACTCTGGCCTCTACAGCGCAGCAAG GTGACAGAGACCCCCGAGAAGCCAGTTCCTATGGGCTGGACTTGGCCTGTGGGGCCCCTGGCACCCCAGAGGCCGAGGTCTGCTTTGACCCCTGTGAGAATCACACGGTTCTGAATGACCCCTCCCGGAGCACACTGAACACAGATGAATTCCAGCAGTGCGACCTCGATTTGAGAGGCTGGTATCGCTTTGTGGGCGAGGGAGGAGTGAGGATGCCCGAGACCTGTGTCCCAGTGTTCCGATGCCAGACAGCGGCCCCCATGTGGCTGAACGGGACCCACCCTGACCTGGGGGAGGGTATTGTCACCCACACTTCCTGTGCCCACTGGAGTGACAACTGCTGCCTCTGGTCGACTGAAGTGCAGGTGAAGGCCTGCCCCGGCGGGTACCACGTGTACCACTTGGAAGGCAGCCCCAACTGCAATCTGAGATTCTGCACAG ACCCCTCCACTGTGGAAGACAGGTGTGAGCAGGCCTGCCGCCCGGAGGAGCAGTGCCTCCCTCAAAATGGCAGCTGGGTCTGCGTCTGCAGACAGGACCTCAACGGCTCTG ATATTCAGAGTTTGCAGCCTCAGCTGGACTGTGGGGCCAGCGAGATCAAGGTGAAGGTAGACAGGTGTTTGTTGGGAGGCCTGGGTTTTGGCGAGAAGATCATCGCCTACCTCAGGGACCGGAGCTGCAGCAGCATCCTACAAGCAGAGGATGGGAACTGGGTGTCTGTGACCAGTCCCGCCCAGGCCAGTGCCTGTGGGAACATTCTGGAG CGTAATGGAACCCACGCCCTCTACAAAaacactctctccttggccaccgacTTCATCATCAGAGACGTCCTTGTCAACATCAACTTCCAGTGTGCCTACCCACTGGACATGAAGGTCAGCCTCCAGACTGCACTTCGGCCCATTGTGAG TTCCCTGAACATCAGTGTGGATGGGGAGGGAGAGTTCACCGTCAGGATGGCCCTCTTCCAAGACCAGAACTACATGGATCCTTACGAAGGGGATATGGCTGTGCTGTCAGTGGAGTCCATGCTCTATGTGGGCGCCATCTTGGAGAGAGGAGACACTTCCCGGTTCAACCTGCTGTTGAGGAACTGCTATGCCACACCCTCAAGTGACAAGGAAGACCCCGTGAAGTACTTCATCATCAGAAACAG CTGCCCCAATGAACGTGACGCCACCATCCACGTGGCAGAGAATGGGGCGTCCGCGGAAAGTCGGTTCTCGGTGCAGATGTTCATGTTTGCTGGGAATTACGACCTCGTCTTCCTGCATTGTGAGGTCCATCTCTGTGATTCCCATAATGAGCAGTGCCAGCCG TCTTGTTCAAGAAATCAACTCCGCAGTGAAGTACCGGCCATTGACCTAGCCCGGGTTCTAGATTTAGGACCCATCTCTCGGAGAG GTGCCCAGTCTCTTGGTGTCATGAATGGAACCCCTGGCACTACAG
- the Gp2 gene encoding pancreatic secretory granule membrane major glycoprotein GP2 isoform X3: MAGSDPLWLALASCILTLASTAQQDPSTVEDRCEQACRPEEQCLPQNGSWVCVCRQDLNGSDIQSLQPQLDCGASEIKVKVDRCLLGGLGFGEKIIAYLRDRSCSSILQAEDGNWVSVTSPAQASACGNILERNGTHALYKNTLSLATDFIIRDVLVNINFQCAYPLDMKVSLQTALRPIVSSLNISVDGEGEFTVRMALFQDQNYMDPYEGDMAVLSVESMLYVGAILERGDTSRFNLLLRNCYATPSSDKEDPVKYFIIRNSCPNERDATIHVAENGASAESRFSVQMFMFAGNYDLVFLHCEVHLCDSHNEQCQPSCSRNQLRSEVPAIDLARVLDLGPISRRGAQSLGVMNGTPGTTGFLVAWPTLLLPVLLAWLF; the protein is encoded by the exons ATGGCCGGCTCTGACCCCCTGTGGCTGGCCTTGGCCTCCTGCATCCTGACTCTGGCCTCTACAGCGCAGCAAG ACCCCTCCACTGTGGAAGACAGGTGTGAGCAGGCCTGCCGCCCGGAGGAGCAGTGCCTCCCTCAAAATGGCAGCTGGGTCTGCGTCTGCAGACAGGACCTCAACGGCTCTG ATATTCAGAGTTTGCAGCCTCAGCTGGACTGTGGGGCCAGCGAGATCAAGGTGAAGGTAGACAGGTGTTTGTTGGGAGGCCTGGGTTTTGGCGAGAAGATCATCGCCTACCTCAGGGACCGGAGCTGCAGCAGCATCCTACAAGCAGAGGATGGGAACTGGGTGTCTGTGACCAGTCCCGCCCAGGCCAGTGCCTGTGGGAACATTCTGGAG CGTAATGGAACCCACGCCCTCTACAAAaacactctctccttggccaccgacTTCATCATCAGAGACGTCCTTGTCAACATCAACTTCCAGTGTGCCTACCCACTGGACATGAAGGTCAGCCTCCAGACTGCACTTCGGCCCATTGTGAG TTCCCTGAACATCAGTGTGGATGGGGAGGGAGAGTTCACCGTCAGGATGGCCCTCTTCCAAGACCAGAACTACATGGATCCTTACGAAGGGGATATGGCTGTGCTGTCAGTGGAGTCCATGCTCTATGTGGGCGCCATCTTGGAGAGAGGAGACACTTCCCGGTTCAACCTGCTGTTGAGGAACTGCTATGCCACACCCTCAAGTGACAAGGAAGACCCCGTGAAGTACTTCATCATCAGAAACAG CTGCCCCAATGAACGTGACGCCACCATCCACGTGGCAGAGAATGGGGCGTCCGCGGAAAGTCGGTTCTCGGTGCAGATGTTCATGTTTGCTGGGAATTACGACCTCGTCTTCCTGCATTGTGAGGTCCATCTCTGTGATTCCCATAATGAGCAGTGCCAGCCG TCTTGTTCAAGAAATCAACTCCGCAGTGAAGTACCGGCCATTGACCTAGCCCGGGTTCTAGATTTAGGACCCATCTCTCGGAGAG GTGCCCAGTCTCTTGGTGTCATGAATGGAACCCCTGGCACTACAG
- the Umod gene encoding uromodulin has translation MGRLFSLTWWLMVTVATAWFIRDAATDSSEASKWCSECHSNATCTENGVVTTCSCQEGFTGDGLVCTDLDECTLPGSHNCSANSSCVNTLGSYACVCADGFRLSPGQGCVDVDECAEPELSRCHALATCVNVEGSYLCMCPEGYGGDGWHCECSPGSCGPGLDCVPEGDQLVCADPCQAHRILDEYWRSTEYGAGYTCDTDLSGWYRFVGPGGMRLAETCVPILRCNTAAPMWLNGTHPSSDEGIVNRTACAHWSGHCCLWDTPVQVKACAGGYYVYNLTAAPECHLAYCTDPSSVEGTCEECSGDEDCISDNGRWRCRCRQDFNITDISYLERRLECGANDIKVSLGKCQLKSLGFDKVFMYLRDSRCSGFREKGERDWMSVVTPTQDGPCGTVLTRNETHATYSNTLYLADEIIIRDVNIKINFACSYPLDMLVSLKTSLQPMVSALNISVGGTGEFTVRMALFQSSTYTRPYQGPSVALSTEAFLYVGTMLDGGDVSRFVLLMTNCYATPSGNATDPLKYFIIQDRCPHTADPTIQVMENGESPQGRFAVQMFRFAGNYDLVYLHCEVYLCDTANEKCKPSCSRARFRSGGFIDSSRVLNLGPITRKGVQATVSRAASRSLELLKVWLPPLVSVALTLTFH, from the exons ATGGGCCGTCTGTTCTCTCTGACCTGGTGGCTGATGGTCACAGTGGCAACCGCTTGGTTCATCAGAGATGCAGCCACGGACTCCTCGGAAGCAAGTAAGTG GTGCTCTGAATGTCACAGCAATGCCACCTGCACGGAGAACGGGGTCGTCACGACGTGCTCCTGCCAGGAGGGCTTCACCGGTGACGGCCTCGTGTGCACGGACCTCGACGAATGCACCCTCCCAGGGTCGCACAACTGCTCTGCCAACAGCAGCTGCGTGAACACGTTGGGCTCCTACGCGTGCGTCTGCGCAGATGGCTTCCGCCTGTCTCCAGGGCAGGGCTGCGTGGACGTGGACGAGTGCGCCGAGCCGGAGCTCAGCCGCTGCCACGCCCTGGCCACCTGTGTCAACGTGGAGGGCAGCTACCTGTGCATGTGCCCCGAGGGCTACGGGGGCGACGGATGGCACTGTGAGTGCTCCCCGGGCTCCTGCGGCCCAGGGCTGGACTGCGTGCCCGAGGGGGACCAGCTGGTGTGCGCCGATCCGTGCCAGGCGCACCGCATCCTGGACGAATATTGGCGCAGCACCGAGTACGGGGCTGGGTACACCTGCGACACGGACCTGAGCGGCTGGTACCGCTTTGTGGGCCCGGGTGGCATGCGCCTGGCCGAGACCTGCGTGCCGATCCTGCGCTGCAACACGGCTGCGCCCATGTGGCTCAACGGCACGCACCCGTCCAGCGACGAGGGCATCGTGAACCGCACAGCCTGTGCGCACTGGAGCGGTCACTgctgcctgtgggacactcccgTCCAGGTGAAGGCCTGTGCCGGTGGCTACTATGTCTACAACCTGACAGCGGCCCCCGAGTGCCACCTGGCCTACTGCACAG ATCCCAGCTCCGTGGAGGGCACGTGTGAGGAGTGCAGTGGGGACGAGGACTGCATATCGGATAACGGCAGATGGCGCTGCCGGTGCAGACAGGACTTCAACATCACTG ACATCTCCTACCTGGAGCGCAGGCTGGAATGTGGGGCCAATGACATCAAGGTGTCCCTGGGCAAGTGCCAGCTGAAGAGCCTGGGCTTCGACAAGGTCTTCATGTACCTGCGGGACAGCCGCTGCTCCGGCTTCCGGGAGAAGGGCGAGCGGGACTGGATGTCTGTGGTGACCCCCACCCAGGATGGCCCCTGCGGGACGGTGTTGACG AGGAATGAAACCCACGCCACCTACAGCAACACCCTCTACCTGGCCGATGAGATCATCATCCGCGACGTCAACATCAAAATCAACTTCGCGTGCTCCTACCCGCTGGACATGCTCGTCAGCCTGAAGACCTCCCTGCAGCCCATGGTCAG CGCCCTGAACATCAGCGTGGGTGGCACGGGCGAGTTCACCGTGCGCATGGCGCTCTTCCAGAGCTCGACCTACACGCGGCCCTACCAGGGCCCCTCCGTGGCTCTGTCCACCGAGGCTTTTCTCTACGTGGGCACCATGCTGGATGGAGGGGACGTGTCCCGGTTTGTCCTGCTGATGACCAACTGCTATGCCACTCCCAGCGGCAATGCCACAGACCCCCTGAAATACTTCATCATCCAGGACAG GTGTCCACACACCGCGGACCCCACCATCCAGGTGATGGAGAACGGAGAGTCCCCGCAGGGCCGGTTCGCCGTCCAGATGTTCCGTTTCGCTGGCAACTACGACCTGGTCTACTTGCACTGTGAAGTGTACCTGTGTGACACCGCCAACGAGAAGTGCAAGCCC AGCTGCTCCAGGGCCCGATTCCGCAGTGGGGGCTTCATAGACTCATCCCGCGTCCTGAACCTGGGTCCCATCACTCGGAAAG GTGTCCAGGCCACAGTCTCCAGGGCTGCTTCCAGGAGCTTGG AGCTCCTGAAGGTCTGGCTGCCTCCACTTGTCTCCGTGGCCTTGACCCTGACATTTCATTGA
- the Gp2 gene encoding pancreatic secretory granule membrane major glycoprotein GP2 isoform X2 — protein sequence MAGSDPLWLALASCILTLASTAQQVPMDPSTVEDRCEQACRPEEQCLPQNGSWVCVCRQDLNGSDIQSLQPQLDCGASEIKVKVDRCLLGGLGFGEKIIAYLRDRSCSSILQAEDGNWVSVTSPAQASACGNILERNGTHALYKNTLSLATDFIIRDVLVNINFQCAYPLDMKVSLQTALRPIVSSLNISVDGEGEFTVRMALFQDQNYMDPYEGDMAVLSVESMLYVGAILERGDTSRFNLLLRNCYATPSSDKEDPVKYFIIRNSCPNERDATIHVAENGASAESRFSVQMFMFAGNYDLVFLHCEVHLCDSHNEQCQPSCSRNQLRSEVPAIDLARVLDLGPISRRGAQSLGVMNGTPGTTGFLVAWPTLLLPVLLAWLF from the exons ATGGCCGGCTCTGACCCCCTGTGGCTGGCCTTGGCCTCCTGCATCCTGACTCTGGCCTCTACAGCGCAGCAAG TTCCTATGG ACCCCTCCACTGTGGAAGACAGGTGTGAGCAGGCCTGCCGCCCGGAGGAGCAGTGCCTCCCTCAAAATGGCAGCTGGGTCTGCGTCTGCAGACAGGACCTCAACGGCTCTG ATATTCAGAGTTTGCAGCCTCAGCTGGACTGTGGGGCCAGCGAGATCAAGGTGAAGGTAGACAGGTGTTTGTTGGGAGGCCTGGGTTTTGGCGAGAAGATCATCGCCTACCTCAGGGACCGGAGCTGCAGCAGCATCCTACAAGCAGAGGATGGGAACTGGGTGTCTGTGACCAGTCCCGCCCAGGCCAGTGCCTGTGGGAACATTCTGGAG CGTAATGGAACCCACGCCCTCTACAAAaacactctctccttggccaccgacTTCATCATCAGAGACGTCCTTGTCAACATCAACTTCCAGTGTGCCTACCCACTGGACATGAAGGTCAGCCTCCAGACTGCACTTCGGCCCATTGTGAG TTCCCTGAACATCAGTGTGGATGGGGAGGGAGAGTTCACCGTCAGGATGGCCCTCTTCCAAGACCAGAACTACATGGATCCTTACGAAGGGGATATGGCTGTGCTGTCAGTGGAGTCCATGCTCTATGTGGGCGCCATCTTGGAGAGAGGAGACACTTCCCGGTTCAACCTGCTGTTGAGGAACTGCTATGCCACACCCTCAAGTGACAAGGAAGACCCCGTGAAGTACTTCATCATCAGAAACAG CTGCCCCAATGAACGTGACGCCACCATCCACGTGGCAGAGAATGGGGCGTCCGCGGAAAGTCGGTTCTCGGTGCAGATGTTCATGTTTGCTGGGAATTACGACCTCGTCTTCCTGCATTGTGAGGTCCATCTCTGTGATTCCCATAATGAGCAGTGCCAGCCG TCTTGTTCAAGAAATCAACTCCGCAGTGAAGTACCGGCCATTGACCTAGCCCGGGTTCTAGATTTAGGACCCATCTCTCGGAGAG GTGCCCAGTCTCTTGGTGTCATGAATGGAACCCCTGGCACTACAG